One part of the Parasphingorhabdus sp. SCSIO 66989 genome encodes these proteins:
- a CDS encoding SDR family oxidoreductase yields the protein MARFDGKKVLITGGTSGIGLAGAKIIAQEGGTVAITGTNQGRLDAALAALPEGTIGFTNDAGDPQAAKVLAETVKEKMGGVDGIWLNAGFGTFRANTDEAVESFDAMTNVNVRGPVLQMAELIPAINEGGSVVVTASVAPYLGQAQGAVYSATKGAVTALTRSWASDLAPRNIRVNSVAPGPIETNFFDGMGLTDEQVEKFTQNIASQVPLGRFGTSEEAAEVALFLLSDQASYVTGSQFMVDGGMTLR from the coding sequence ATGGCACGTTTTGACGGCAAGAAAGTCCTGATCACAGGCGGCACCAGCGGCATTGGTCTGGCGGGTGCGAAAATCATCGCTCAAGAAGGCGGTACGGTGGCGATTACCGGTACCAATCAGGGACGGCTCGACGCTGCGCTGGCCGCGCTGCCAGAAGGCACAATCGGCTTTACCAATGATGCCGGTGACCCGCAGGCTGCCAAGGTGCTGGCCGAGACGGTGAAGGAGAAGATGGGCGGTGTCGATGGCATCTGGCTGAATGCCGGCTTTGGCACTTTCCGCGCCAACACCGATGAAGCGGTGGAGAGCTTTGACGCGATGACCAATGTCAACGTGCGCGGCCCGGTCTTGCAGATGGCTGAGCTGATCCCGGCGATCAATGAAGGCGGTTCGGTCGTCGTCACTGCATCGGTCGCGCCCTATCTGGGGCAGGCGCAGGGTGCGGTATATTCCGCCACCAAAGGCGCTGTGACGGCGTTGACCCGCTCATGGGCCTCGGATCTGGCACCGCGCAATATCCGCGTCAATTCAGTCGCACCCGGGCCGATTGAAACCAACTTCTTTGATGGCATGGGCCTCACCGATGAGCAGGTTGAAAAGTTCACACAAAACATCGCCAGTCAGGTTCCACTTGGCCGTTTTGGTACTTCGGAAGAGGCAGCTGAAGTCGCGTTGTTCCTGCTCTCTGATCAGGCAAGCTATGTCACCGGATCGCAGTTCATGGTCGATGGCGGTATGACGTTGCGTTAA
- a CDS encoding SDR family oxidoreductase, with the protein MSGSRPAKLALVTGGCRRVGAAISAHLAEQGYALALHGHSDAEPDEALAAVLKRQGMEWHGFLADLTEEEAPATLMQQVAAHFGRSPDLLVNNASLFGDDRIDTLDAASLERHWRIHLTAPTLLTQALYKHTGEDDRASVVNIVDQRVRNPHADQLSYTLSKQALAESIRTLAKACAPRLRINGVAPGMTLETEDYAEGQMESIAAVMPLQRNSNPQDIAAAVAYFAASEAVTGQLLYVDGGAHMVPYDRDFLHLAK; encoded by the coding sequence ATGAGCGGGTCGCGACCGGCAAAGCTGGCGCTGGTGACCGGAGGCTGCCGCCGTGTCGGCGCGGCGATTTCGGCGCATTTGGCGGAGCAGGGCTATGCGCTGGCGCTGCATGGGCATAGCGATGCAGAGCCGGATGAGGCGCTGGCGGCAGTGCTGAAGCGGCAGGGCATGGAATGGCATGGCTTTCTCGCGGACCTGACCGAAGAGGAAGCGCCGGCAACGCTGATGCAGCAAGTTGCTGCGCATTTTGGCCGCTCCCCGGACCTGCTGGTCAACAATGCCTCGCTGTTTGGTGATGACCGGATCGACACGCTTGATGCGGCCTCGCTCGAACGGCATTGGCGCATCCATCTCACCGCGCCGACATTGCTGACACAGGCGCTTTATAAACATACAGGCGAGGATGACCGTGCCTCGGTGGTCAACATTGTCGATCAGCGGGTGCGCAATCCGCATGCAGATCAGCTTTCCTATACCCTGTCCAAACAGGCGCTGGCGGAATCCATCCGCACCTTGGCAAAAGCATGCGCGCCGCGCCTTCGCATCAATGGCGTCGCGCCGGGGATGACGCTGGAAACCGAGGATTATGCTGAAGGCCAGATGGAGAGCATCGCCGCGGTGATGCCGCTGCAGCGTAACTCAAACCCGCAAGATATTGCCGCTGCTGTGGCTTATTTTGCTGCATCAGAGGCGGTTACCGGGCAATTGCTCTATGTCGATGGCGGGGCGCATATGGTGCCTTATGACCGCGATTTTCTCCATCTCGCAAAATAG
- a CDS encoding EVE domain-containing protein, with product MKSMSAHYWLMKSEPDEYGWDDLVAEKEGIWDGVKNAQASNNMKAMKTGEQVFFYHSRQGLEIVGIMVVSEEAFPDPTDETGRWIAVKVKPERKLDNPVSLKAMKQNPKLSELAIIRQSRLSVASVTEDQWQEILAMSQAE from the coding sequence ATGAAAAGCATGAGCGCACACTATTGGCTGATGAAATCCGAACCCGATGAATATGGTTGGGATGATCTGGTTGCCGAAAAGGAAGGCATTTGGGATGGTGTGAAAAACGCCCAGGCCAGCAACAATATGAAGGCGATGAAGACCGGCGAGCAGGTATTTTTCTACCATTCGCGCCAGGGGCTGGAGATTGTCGGCATCATGGTGGTAAGCGAAGAGGCTTTTCCTGACCCGACCGACGAGACGGGCCGCTGGATCGCGGTGAAGGTCAAGCCGGAGCGCAAGCTGGATAACCCGGTCAGTCTCAAGGCGATGAAGCAGAACCCGAAGCTCTCAGAGCTCGCAATCATCCGCCAGTCGCGCCTCTCGGTTGCATCTGTTACTGAGGATCAGTGGCAAGAAATACTTGCGATGTCCCAAGCAGAATAA
- a CDS encoding dihydroneopterin aldolase, whose protein sequence is MTLNPTDQLILEVADFEVPVLTGIYSEETKLPQPLRITIRAELVMQDHYDPDTPLSASKNYMDLKHAASTALPEGVHFTLIEGVADHIIDTLFLQDKRVKAVEVKIVKLAIAEADEAIGITMTRRR, encoded by the coding sequence ATGACGCTTAACCCGACAGACCAGCTGATACTGGAAGTGGCCGATTTTGAGGTGCCGGTGCTGACCGGCATTTATTCAGAAGAGACCAAGCTGCCCCAGCCGCTGCGCATCACCATCCGCGCCGAGCTGGTGATGCAGGACCATTATGATCCCGACACGCCCTTGAGCGCATCGAAAAACTATATGGACCTGAAGCACGCTGCCTCGACCGCTTTGCCCGAGGGCGTGCACTTCACCCTGATTGAAGGTGTAGCGGACCATATTATCGATACGCTTTTTCTGCAGGACAAACGGGTCAAGGCGGTTGAGGTCAAGATCGTCAAGCTGGCCATTGCCGAGGCGGATGAGGCCATCGGCATCACCATGACGCGGCGCAGATAA
- a CDS encoding SURF1 family protein produces MTRIPIIPTIIVAAAMITMMALGIWQWGRADEKAALIARYEAASEQPALNWPQTLDADDLPLYRRSGFTCAEVLGWRSTSGRNKADRAGWSHIATCRLDNSGEAQLQAGWSLQPGTPEWTGGAVTGMIAPDGKAMIRLVADPAVGGLEPLATPTPADLPNNHISYAVQWFLFALIAGVIYALAVRQRLLRRA; encoded by the coding sequence ATGACCCGCATTCCGATCATCCCCACCATCATTGTCGCCGCTGCGATGATTACCATGATGGCGCTCGGCATCTGGCAATGGGGCAGGGCGGATGAAAAAGCGGCCCTGATCGCGCGCTATGAAGCCGCATCAGAGCAACCCGCTTTGAACTGGCCGCAGACGCTGGATGCCGATGATCTGCCGCTCTACCGGCGCTCAGGTTTCACCTGTGCAGAGGTGCTCGGCTGGCGCTCCACCAGCGGTCGCAATAAGGCGGACAGGGCAGGCTGGAGCCATATCGCTACCTGCCGTCTCGATAATAGCGGCGAGGCCCAGCTTCAGGCGGGATGGTCTCTACAACCGGGAACGCCCGAATGGACGGGCGGCGCAGTCACCGGGATGATTGCCCCCGATGGCAAGGCGATGATCCGCCTCGTGGCCGATCCGGCAGTTGGTGGATTGGAACCTTTGGCAACTCCGACGCCCGCCGATCTGCCCAACAACCATATCTCCTATGCGGTGCAATGGTTCCTCTTCGCCCTGATCGCCGGAGTGATTTACGCACTTGCGGTGCGCCAGCGTCTCTTGCGCCGCGCCTGA
- the thrC gene encoding threonine synthase, translated as MQYISTRGAAAAQDFRGATLAGLASDGGLYLPESWPQFSKAEIAAMAGLDYASLAVRIMRPFVTGSLSDEELTELCQQAYGGFAHKAVTPLAQLDERHWLLELFHGPTLAFKDVALQFLGQSFAHFLEGHDRALTIVGATSGDTGSAAIHAVAGREGIEIFMLHPHGRISDVQRRQMTTVLSPNVHNIAIEGNFDDAQAMVKRMFGDSALTDTLDLSAVNSINWARLMAQIVYYFAAALQLGAPHRPVAFSVPTGNFGDVFAGYVASRMGLPVERLIVATNINDILHRALSSGDYSRAELSPTATPSMDIQVSSNFERLLFDLGGRDGAAMAETMRSFDASGALQIDETLRAAIGERFVSERVDGDAMSRAIRWAYEEARQVIDPHTAIGLAAAHRYDGDPAVPVVTLATAHPAKFDDAVERACGIRPALPTRVGDLFDRQEQSTVLPNDYEAVRQFVIENAMAKANA; from the coding sequence ATGCAATATATCAGCACCAGAGGAGCCGCAGCGGCTCAGGATTTTCGAGGCGCAACGCTTGCTGGCTTGGCGAGCGATGGCGGGCTTTATCTGCCGGAAAGCTGGCCGCAATTCAGCAAAGCCGAGATCGCCGCTATGGCGGGGCTCGATTATGCTTCGCTTGCGGTGCGTATCATGCGGCCCTTTGTTACGGGCAGCCTGAGCGATGAAGAGCTGACCGAACTGTGCCAACAGGCCTATGGCGGCTTTGCGCATAAGGCGGTCACGCCTCTGGCGCAGTTGGACGAGCGCCATTGGCTGCTCGAACTGTTCCACGGCCCGACACTGGCGTTCAAGGATGTGGCGCTGCAATTTCTGGGGCAAAGCTTCGCGCATTTCCTCGAAGGCCATGACAGGGCGCTGACCATTGTTGGCGCGACTTCGGGCGACACTGGCTCCGCCGCCATCCATGCGGTCGCGGGGCGTGAGGGGATAGAGATCTTCATGCTCCACCCGCATGGCCGCATCTCCGATGTCCAGCGGCGGCAGATGACGACGGTGCTTTCGCCCAATGTCCACAATATCGCGATTGAGGGCAATTTTGATGATGCCCAGGCGATGGTCAAACGCATGTTCGGCGATAGCGCGCTGACCGATACGCTCGACCTGTCGGCGGTGAACTCGATCAACTGGGCGCGGCTGATGGCGCAGATCGTCTATTATTTCGCCGCCGCGTTGCAACTGGGTGCGCCGCATCGCCCGGTCGCATTCTCGGTGCCGACGGGCAATTTCGGCGATGTCTTTGCCGGCTATGTCGCCTCGCGTATGGGGCTGCCGGTCGAGCGGCTGATCGTCGCCACCAATATCAACGATATCCTGCATCGGGCATTGAGCAGCGGCGATTATTCGCGCGCCGAACTGTCGCCCACCGCAACGCCATCAATGGATATTCAGGTGTCATCCAATTTTGAGCGGCTTCTGTTCGACCTTGGCGGGCGCGATGGCGCGGCGATGGCCGAGACGATGCGTAGCTTTGATGCCAGCGGCGCGTTGCAGATTGATGAGACGCTGCGCGCCGCCATTGGGGAGCGCTTTGTCAGCGAAAGAGTGGATGGGGACGCGATGTCGCGTGCGATCCGTTGGGCCTATGAAGAGGCGCGACAAGTGATTGATCCGCACACCGCAATCGGTCTTGCTGCAGCGCATCGCTATGATGGCGACCCGGCGGTGCCGGTGGTGACCTTGGCCACCGCCCACCCTGCCAAATTCGATGATGCGGTCGAGCGTGCCTGCGGTATTCGCCCAGCACTGCCAACGCGCGTCGGTGATCTGTTCGACCGGCAGGAGCAGTCGACGGTGCTGCCCAATGATTATGAGGCGGTACGCCAATTTGTGATCGAAAATGCCATGGCCAAAGCCAACGCATGA
- a CDS encoding cytochrome c oxidase assembly protein: MNASTALSEDIQRRNLRSALMAGALVAGMVSLGFVAVPLYNLFCRVTGFGGTTQVVDAGQAATVQTGSKTISVRFDANIEPGMPWEFQPERTKDSMTVGARDMAIYTAENLSSEPITGTAGYNVTPVQAGKYFNKIQCFCFTEQTLQPGEKVRMPVIYYVDPAIFEDEDTKHIEEITLSYTFYPVDPENEGS, translated from the coding sequence ATGAACGCTTCCACCGCCCTTTCCGAGGATATCCAGCGCCGCAATCTGCGCTCCGCCCTGATGGCGGGTGCTTTGGTTGCCGGCATGGTGTCGCTCGGATTTGTGGCGGTTCCGCTCTATAATCTGTTCTGCCGCGTCACCGGATTTGGCGGCACGACGCAGGTGGTTGATGCTGGTCAGGCGGCAACTGTGCAAACCGGCAGCAAGACCATCTCGGTGCGCTTTGATGCCAATATCGAGCCGGGCATGCCCTGGGAATTTCAACCGGAGCGCACCAAGGACAGCATGACCGTCGGCGCGCGCGATATGGCAATCTATACCGCCGAAAACCTGTCATCAGAACCGATTACCGGCACCGCGGGCTATAATGTGACGCCGGTGCAGGCGGGCAAATATTTCAACAAGATTCAATGCTTCTGCTTCACCGAGCAGACGCTGCAGCCGGGCGAGAAGGTGCGGATGCCCGTCATCTATTATGTCGACCCGGCGATCTTTGAAGATGAAGACACCAAACATATTGAGGAAATAACGCTGAGCTACACCTTTTATCCGGTGGACCCGGAAAATGAAGGCAGCTAA
- a CDS encoding cytochrome c oxidase subunit 3, whose protein sequence is MAGTKNHDYHILPPSAWPLIGSMAALVMAAGAIMWMHGANVSDENANGGGWVFFAGVAGVLFTMFGWWRDVVREAHAGDHTPVVQLHLRYGMILFIASEVMFFVGWFWAWFDFSLFPQPLEFIEGITENKIGAEGAEALVQWPPKGVEVLNAFELPLLNTLILLLSGTTVTWAHHSLLNGDRDGLIKGLWVTVILGALFSFVQAYEYSVAPFPFAGLNYSSAFYMATGFHGFHVLVGTIFLIVCLVRAYLGHFTPKQHFGFEAAAWYWHFVDVVWLFLFAVVYVWGGWGAPIH, encoded by the coding sequence ATGGCTGGAACCAAAAACCACGATTATCATATTTTGCCGCCCAGCGCCTGGCCGCTGATCGGCTCCATGGCCGCTCTGGTTATGGCTGCTGGTGCAATCATGTGGATGCATGGCGCCAATGTCTCTGACGAGAATGCCAATGGCGGCGGCTGGGTGTTCTTCGCCGGTGTCGCGGGCGTGCTGTTCACCATGTTTGGCTGGTGGCGCGATGTCGTGCGTGAGGCGCATGCCGGTGACCATACCCCGGTTGTTCAGCTTCACCTGCGCTATGGCATGATCCTGTTTATCGCTTCGGAAGTGATGTTCTTTGTCGGCTGGTTCTGGGCGTGGTTTGATTTCTCGCTGTTCCCGCAGCCGCTGGAGTTTATCGAAGGCATTACCGAGAACAAGATTGGTGCAGAAGGCGCTGAGGCGCTGGTGCAATGGCCGCCAAAGGGTGTCGAGGTTCTCAACGCTTTTGAACTGCCGCTGCTCAATACGCTGATCCTGCTGCTTTCGGGCACCACCGTCACCTGGGCGCACCATTCGCTGCTCAATGGCGACCGCGATGGCCTGATCAAGGGCCTGTGGGTCACGGTTATCCTCGGCGCATTGTTCTCTTTCGTTCAGGCTTATGAGTATAGCGTTGCGCCATTCCCGTTTGCCGGCCTCAACTATAGCTCGGCCTTCTACATGGCGACCGGCTTCCACGGCTTCCACGTTCTGGTCGGAACGATCTTCCTGATCGTCTGTCTGGTCCGCGCTTATCTTGGCCACTTCACCCCTAAGCAGCATTTCGGCTTTGAAGCCGCAGCCTGGTATTGGCATTTTGTTGATGTCGTCTGGCTGTTCCTCTTCGCCGTCGTCTATGTCTGGGGCGGCTGGGGCGCACCGATCCATTGA
- a CDS encoding heme o synthase: protein MNTTTASTETTTTPITAEWRDFYALTKPGVMKLVVFTGLCGLLAAPGSIHPILGLTAILCIALGSGGAAALNQWYEADVDAAMKRTSKRPLPAGRMERDSALHFGLGLSGLSVFLMGVGVNWVAAAILAFCIFFYAVIYTMWLKPSTPQNIVIGGAAGAFPPMIGWAAVTGDITLMPILLFTLIFIWTPPHFWALALFVKSDYANAGIPMMPVVAGRESTRKQILAYSVVLAAIAIAPTLLGLADWIYGVPATALSLMFVWLAYRVYRNTATEPSEMKPEKRLFAFSIVYLFVLFGAVVADRYLVGWII from the coding sequence ATGAACACAACAACCGCCTCGACCGAAACCACCACCACACCGATTACGGCAGAGTGGCGCGATTTTTATGCGCTGACCAAGCCGGGCGTGATGAAGCTGGTGGTGTTCACCGGCCTATGCGGTCTGTTGGCGGCTCCGGGCAGCATCCATCCGATTCTCGGCCTTACCGCGATCCTCTGCATCGCCCTGGGTTCCGGCGGCGCGGCGGCGCTCAACCAATGGTATGAAGCCGATGTCGATGCCGCGATGAAGCGCACATCCAAACGGCCATTGCCCGCCGGACGGATGGAACGCGATTCGGCGCTGCATTTCGGCCTTGGGCTTTCCGGTCTCTCGGTGTTCCTGATGGGCGTGGGCGTCAATTGGGTCGCAGCAGCGATCCTCGCTTTCTGCATCTTCTTCTATGCCGTCATCTACACCATGTGGCTGAAACCCAGCACACCGCAAAATATCGTGATTGGCGGCGCTGCCGGGGCCTTCCCGCCGATGATCGGCTGGGCCGCCGTGACCGGCGATATCACGCTGATGCCGATCCTGCTGTTTACACTCATTTTTATCTGGACCCCGCCGCATTTCTGGGCGCTCGCGCTGTTTGTGAAGTCAGACTATGCCAATGCCGGTATCCCGATGATGCCAGTGGTTGCGGGCCGCGAATCGACCCGCAAGCAGATCCTCGCCTATTCGGTTGTGCTCGCCGCCATAGCGATTGCGCCGACGCTTCTGGGTCTGGCCGACTGGATTTATGGCGTTCCGGCAACGGCGCTGTCGCTGATGTTTGTCTGGCTGGCCTATCGCGTTTATCGCAACACGGCGACCGAGCCATCCGAAATGAAGCCGGAAAAACGGCTCTTTGCGTTCTCGATCGTCTATCTCTTCGTGCTGTTCGGCGCAGTTGTCGCTGACCGCTATCTGGTAGGCTGGATCATATGA
- a CDS encoding class I SAM-dependent methyltransferase, with protein sequence MTAGAVPDLTLMTSQPRSDYTLVDSGDGRKYERYGDFHFIRPEPQAMWSPRLDDWPADAEFIPASDEDGGGRWHYANPAVRDGWELTWNDKVRFHASCTPFRHLGFFPDMDPVWRWMRAQIVGLDMPQVMNLFGYTGVGTLALSAAGAHMVHVDASKKSVAQARDNAALSGMADRPIRWLVEDAAKFTAREVRRGRRYDGILLDPPKFGRGPNGETWRIEMNLPDLIADCRQLVDADSRFVFLTVYAVRMSPLALEALMQQHFSDLPGKVEAGELAVAEEGGRLMLPTALFARWSAA encoded by the coding sequence ATGACCGCTGGTGCTGTGCCTGACCTGACGCTGATGACCAGCCAGCCGCGCAGCGATTATACGCTGGTCGATAGTGGCGATGGCCGCAAATATGAGCGCTATGGCGACTTTCACTTCATCCGCCCCGAGCCGCAGGCCATGTGGTCTCCGCGGCTGGATGACTGGCCCGCCGATGCTGAATTTATCCCGGCCTCGGATGAGGATGGCGGCGGGCGGTGGCATTATGCCAATCCGGCGGTGCGCGATGGCTGGGAGCTGACATGGAATGACAAGGTGCGCTTTCATGCCTCTTGCACCCCCTTCCGTCATCTCGGCTTCTTCCCCGATATGGACCCGGTGTGGCGCTGGATGCGCGCGCAGATTGTTGGGCTGGACATGCCGCAGGTGATGAATCTCTTCGGCTATACCGGGGTCGGCACGCTGGCGCTGTCGGCAGCGGGGGCACATATGGTCCATGTCGACGCCTCGAAGAAATCCGTGGCACAGGCGCGCGATAATGCGGCATTGTCGGGTATGGCCGACCGTCCGATCCGTTGGCTGGTCGAAGATGCGGCCAAGTTCACCGCGCGCGAAGTGCGGCGCGGGCGGCGTTATGATGGTATCTTGCTCGACCCGCCCAAATTCGGTCGCGGCCCCAATGGCGAAACCTGGCGGATCGAGATGAATCTGCCCGACCTGATTGCCGATTGCCGCCAGCTGGTGGATGCGGATTCGCGCTTTGTCTTTCTCACCGTCTATGCCGTGCGTATGTCGCCGCTGGCGCTCGAAGCCTTGATGCAGCAGCATTTTAGCGATCTGCCCGGCAAGGTCGAAGCGGGTGAGCTGGCGGTCGCGGAAGAGGGCGGTCGCCTGATGCTCCCCACGGCATTATTTGCACGCTGGTCCGCCGCGTAA
- a CDS encoding isopenicillin N synthase family dioxygenase: MDKLPVLSLNDDKHSFADAIGASFRKHGFALVRDHGLDADLVAKAWDKTREFFALPVEEKLRYDSSAGGGQRGYTAFGTEIAKDAKLHDLKEFWHVGRELASDSPLKDSMPANVWPDQPADFREIFEPLYAEFDRVGNIILSRIALHLGLPEDWFAPTVEDGNSILRLLHYPPVADAEPGAIRAGAHEDINLITLLLGAEEAGLQLLTREGNWIPANPPEGALVINVGDMLQRLTNHVLPSTTHRVINPASDRAAHSRYSMPYFLHLRSDFPIKTLDQCISEDNPNRYPEPMLADDYLHERLVEIGLIKA, encoded by the coding sequence ATGGACAAGCTGCCCGTTCTTTCGCTCAATGATGACAAGCACAGTTTCGCAGATGCAATTGGCGCAAGCTTTCGCAAACATGGCTTTGCGCTGGTGCGTGACCATGGGCTGGATGCGGATCTGGTGGCCAAGGCGTGGGACAAGACGCGCGAGTTCTTTGCCCTGCCGGTGGAAGAGAAACTGCGCTATGACAGTTCGGCAGGCGGCGGCCAGCGCGGCTATACCGCTTTCGGTACCGAGATCGCCAAAGATGCCAAGCTGCATGATCTGAAAGAATTCTGGCATGTCGGTCGCGAACTGGCCTCTGATAGTCCCTTAAAAGACTCAATGCCTGCCAATGTCTGGCCCGATCAACCCGCCGATTTCCGGGAGATATTCGAGCCGCTCTATGCCGAGTTTGACCGGGTCGGCAATATCATCCTGTCACGCATTGCGCTGCACTTAGGCCTGCCGGAAGACTGGTTCGCGCCGACGGTGGAAGACGGCAACTCAATCCTGCGCCTACTGCACTATCCCCCGGTTGCCGATGCCGAGCCGGGCGCGATCCGCGCCGGGGCGCATGAGGATATTAATCTGATCACCCTGTTGCTGGGCGCAGAAGAGGCCGGGCTGCAACTGCTGACACGCGAGGGCAACTGGATCCCCGCCAATCCGCCCGAGGGCGCGCTGGTGATCAATGTCGGCGATATGCTGCAGCGGCTGACCAACCATGTGCTGCCATCGACAACGCATCGGGTGATCAACCCGGCCTCAGACCGCGCCGCGCATAGCCGCTATTCCATGCCTTATTTCCTGCATCTGCGTTCCGACTTCCCGATCAAGACGCTGGACCAGTGTATCAGCGAGGATAACCCCAATCGCTATCCTGAACCGATGCTGGCGGATGACTATCTGCATGAGCGGCTGGTGGAGATTGGGTTGATTAAGGCATAG
- a CDS encoding fasciclin domain-containing protein, translating to MRNSISKLFAAGAALSLAACAAPEEAAEGEETAAEGEGTEAEAAGTIVDVASGNEDFSTLVTAVTAAELGETLSGEGPFTVFAPTNAAFEKLGDQVAELTKPENKETLAAVLTYHVVPGKVVAADVAKLIEEGEGEATVETVQGDALSIKMEGDQVVLTDAKGGTSTVTATDVEASNGVIHVIDTVIMPAG from the coding sequence ATGCGTAATTCAATCTCCAAACTATTTGCCGCCGGTGCGGCGCTTTCACTGGCCGCTTGTGCCGCTCCGGAAGAAGCTGCTGAGGGCGAAGAAACCGCCGCTGAAGGCGAGGGCACCGAAGCTGAGGCTGCTGGCACCATCGTCGATGTTGCGTCGGGCAATGAGGATTTCTCGACACTGGTAACCGCTGTTACCGCTGCCGAGCTTGGCGAAACCCTGTCGGGCGAAGGTCCGTTCACCGTATTCGCGCCGACCAATGCTGCGTTTGAGAAGCTGGGTGATCAGGTCGCCGAGCTGACCAAGCCGGAGAATAAGGAAACGCTGGCCGCCGTGCTGACCTATCATGTGGTCCCGGGCAAGGTTGTCGCTGCCGATGTCGCCAAGCTGATCGAAGAAGGCGAGGGCGAAGCCACAGTCGAGACGGTTCAGGGCGATGCGCTGAGCATCAAGATGGAAGGTGATCAGGTCGTACTGACCGACGCCAAGGGCGGCACCTCGACTGTCACCGCCACCGATGTGGAAGCTTCAAACGGCGTTATCCATGTCATTGACACCGTGATTATGCCCGCTGGCTAA